In the Flavobacteriales bacterium genome, TGTGGTGGATCAGAATGACCCTAAGACGGGCATCACTTTTGCGCAGATGGAACATGATTTCGGACAGATCGAGCAGAATACCGAGAATGAATACATTTTCAAGTTCACCAACTCCGGGACCAATCCCTTGATTATCTATAAGGCAAAAGGATCATGTGGTTGTACCGTTCCCGAGTATCCGA is a window encoding:
- a CDS encoding DUF1573 domain-containing protein → MEHDFGQIEQNTENEYIFKFTNSGTNPLIIYKAKGSCGCTVPEYPKDPIPPGEEGEIKVVYKPGKQKNKQTKYVTVTANT